In Hyperolius riggenbachi isolate aHypRig1 chromosome 1, aHypRig1.pri, whole genome shotgun sequence, the genomic window attttcgcgacagttcctctttaaagcctggGATTCTTCTCAACAGCAATGTTTGAAATCCATAGGTAAtatgagaaaaaaatgtatttacattGCATGTAAGGCTGTGTAAATCCAATGTACAGACTGCACAGTACTCTGTGTTTAAGAGGGTCTGGGGTCCTCCGGTGAGTCTTTAATGAACATCCCAAGCTGTTTTGTGTTGGCGTCTTTCAGCTGGTCCAGCTGCCTCCGCCCTCGGCGTACGAGATATTCAATGTGCATAACGTCCGTCCTCGGGATCTTGGCATTCTTTCTGAACTCATGCTGGATCCGGGGCAGGAACCCTGGTTTGTCCTCCCCAGCCCTTAGAAACTGTTTGTACAGACTGAGAATTTGTTTCTGAAGGTTGCTATGCCTTATCATTGTATTTCACATCACTGGACTCTTGTTCTAAGAGTGGAAAACAGAGAAGTTACatcaaaaatgactttttttttataacttgcaTACTCAAATCTTGCTATGATGCAAATAAATCCCATCGACAGGCACAGATTCAAAACTATCTGATACCATAgtaattaaagggaatgtccaagcaaaataaaaaaatgagtatcacttacctggggcttctaccagccccatgcagccatcctgtgccctcgtagtcactcactgctgctccagtcccccggctggcagcttgccgacctcagaggtcggcgggacacattgcgtacatttttacgcattcccgctagtgcagggacattaacacatacatttttacgcattactggttcaatgcgtaaaaatgtacgcattgaaccagtaacgcgtaaaaatgtatgtgttaatgttcctgcactagcgggaatgcgtaaaaatgtacgcaatgcgtcccgccgaactccgaggtcggcaagctgccagcgggggactggagcagcagtgagtgactacgagggcacaggatggctgcatggggctggtagaagccccaggtaagtgaaacttttttttattttgcttgaaccttccctttaaagagctcAAATGCAGATTCTGCAACTAAAAAATCCTATCTTGAAATTTTGACCACATGACAAGAAACAGAGTACAGGCTTTGTGAGTGGGGGCACTGcagcgagtacatttgaaatcggcgccggtagacttgggtgcaggatacagctgttatatggctgatcctgcttctgcacaagttcgggccgtgttaattactactccccctccaggctgccatggatagtgggggaatgaaaaaattcggcttccagtgattgctagaggccgaattattgttttataagcaacttcagctccgtcctcTGACGCcgccgatgttactcactgagcgcccctatagactgattcccattacagtctatggcggcgctggctgcgcccagatCTAGCAGCGCTAAAAAGCACTGCTCCAACTGCAGCTGCctggattgcatcatcctgctAATCAGACCACAATGGGGAAGGCACAGTCTAATGCCTGATGCAATCAGATTTTCTGCCAGAtaaattatttccaacaggtctgatctgattttcaatcgattttccattcacttctatggaaaaaacgattggaaatcagtttggacctgttggaaataatctggcagtaaatctgccaaaaagtgTCATCGTGTATCAGGCATTAATCTCTGTAaagttaacctgctgggcggtctggacgagctcagctcgtccagtaccgccggagcctgccgctcaggccctgctgggccgatttggctcaaataaaaagcagcacacgcagccggcactttgccagccgcgtgtgctacctgatcgccgctgcagcgcggcgatccgccgcatgcagcggcgaaagagggtccccccagccgcctgagcccagcgtagccgaaacaaaaagttccggccagcgctaagggctggatcggaggcggctgacgtcaggacgtcggctgacgtccatgacgtcactccgctcgtcgccatggcgacgaggtaagcgaaacacggaaggccgctcattgcggccttccgtgttactcctggtcgccggaggcgatcagaagaacgcatccggagcgccctctagtgggctttcatgcagccaactttcagttggctgcatgaaatagtttttttttatataaaaaaaaaaaaaaaacctcccgcagcctccctggcgatcttaatagaacgccagggaggttaaactaagaaaaaaaaatccctctgggggatacttaccttgggagggggaagcctctgatgaggcttcccccgtaacGGCAATCCAGCATTGGAAGCCCCCGACACCATAGCTGACAGGGAAGTCGGCTGTGGCGTAGGaatgcctgcaatatttacctttcttgGCTCCAGCGCACTAGCGGCTTTACGGAAATAGCCAAAACCCGATTGGGTCCTCTCTACTGCACAGCAGAGTGGACCCGATCTGGCTCAACTATATCCACCGGAGCACAAGATGAGGGCCGCTACAATTATTTACCTCTCCAGCGTTCAGGGGCTTCCATTGCAGGATGccaggatggaggaggacggggaagcctcgttaggatcaagaggtttccccctcccatggtaagtatcccccagagggtatttttttttacccttacagattttctttaaagagaaccagagacgaagcaccctcatgtattttaccatatatatcaatgggaacatgacagtaaacacctactctgctctttgtttcattcttctctgctaaatctgccttttatcggctctgataagaatccccgactgagcattcagtctagctttgccccaaaTGATTATAGTTGAGTCGGTCttttgtgatgtcttttcaagcccaagtctgcccccttgaggcctttcctgctatgtatccgcctagcaggaaatcagagcaaggagggggcaggcttgggcttgaaaagacatcacagaagactgactcagctataatcaaaggaggcgtttactgtcatgttcccattgatatatatggtaaaatacgagggtgcttcatctctggttcgctttaaagggacacttaaaggggaacttcagcctaaacaaacatgctgtcattaagttacattagttatgttaattagaatagataggtaatataattttttacccacactgttttaaaagaacaggcaaatgtttgtgattcatgggggctgccatctttgtcataggggcagccatctttttggttgaaaggaggtgaaaaggagcaggagacacagttccaactgtcctgtgtcctgataacccctcccagctgcacacgctaggcttcaaatgtcaaatttaaaatgtaaaaaaaacaaatttgcaccaaaacagcagaacgagagcaacaacatcagcaatcccatcatgctttgcacagcatcaggggaaaaaagcccgggcagttttcttctgtgcagctaaaaatgaggcttggataagagaaacaaagttctgatgctgtgatactgttaaagaaacaccaggccttttcagtgctgctgagtcgatttttagtccggaggttcacttgaagtcaaacaaaaaaaatgagttttactcacctggggcttccaatagccccctgcagctgtccggtgccctcgccgtctccctccgatcctcctggccccgccggcagccacttcctgtttcggtgacaggagctgacaggctggggacgcgagtgattcttcgcgttcctggccacaatagcgccatctatgctgctatagcatatatcatataccatatagcagcatagagggtgctaatgtgtctgggaacgcgaagaatcacttgcgtccccagcctgtcagctcctgtcaccgaaacaggaagtggctgctggcggggccaggaggatcggagggagacagtgagggcaccggacagctgcagggggctattggaagccctaggtgagtaaaattctttttttttttttttacttaagtgtcccttaaagtgatccttaagccaactgaaaaaaatgagatttactcacctggggcttacctcagcccccagcagccgatcggtgccctcgcagctccgctccgatgtcccaggacccgccggcgagcacttccggtttggccgtcaccggccgacaggcatgggaacgcgagtgattgttcgcgttcccagcctgtatatcgccccctatgctgctattgcggccaggaggccgcaatagcagcatagggggcgatatacaggctgggaacgcgaacaatcactcgcgttcccatgcctgtcggccggtgacggccaaaccggaagtgctcgccggcgggtccagaggcatcggagcggagctgcgagggcaccgatcggctgctgggggctgaggtaagccccaggtgagtaaatctcatttttttcagttggctTAAAGATCACTTTAAAGAAGATTGTAGTATATAGCAATGACAGTCTGTGGTTCAAGAAGTGACCAGTGTCAGGACTTTACAAGCAACTCATTTGACAACAGGTAAGTGCACTAGGTGGCACCCAACTAAAACAAAGCATTAAAAACAGCTTAGAAAATGGATGGTAAGTGTTGGCCTACCTCCACTTTTAGCCCAAAAAAGCATTTATTCAGCACGTCATGCGCTTTCACTAACTTCCTCTGGCTAATAAACAGCGCCAGAAGGCCAACTTCACTGTCCTTCATCCACACCTCATTATCACAAAACTGGAAGGAGTGGGATAGATATTCTCATTGATACTGAATGCTAACTTGATCACCACCCCCCAGTATATTTATTGTGCCGCTATCCAACTATAGATGTCCATCCTCACtctgttaaagaggacctgaactcttgcacaggacagaaggaaaacaaagaaatgcaccctgtatgtatttagagagtttagccctagtctaattcccccctcatttgtgtctaatcacaagttgtaatttgatctctcccgtgtcagctgactggcccGGCAGATAAGCTTTTTAAAAAGCACAGGATgctaataggtctgcttccacgaaagcaggaagtagaaacagtatagatttattgtaggatctcacacagctgtaacaatgaaatgtttttctttaaaggttattatgttgctgcttatcttttgggctggttcacacggttgCTTTCCCGGTGTTTACCGCTGGCATTTAGGCGCAacgtttttgggatctactgccgttCCAATCAAGTGACAAGCTTTTacagctttcatgaaagcctggcggtagatcccggcgATGCTTCTCatctcgaaagcaacatgttgctttcagaggcggtaagcCCCAGAAAACAAGTGTAGGGACCCGAACCGCTAGCTTTGAAGGCTTCCCAAAAGCTAGCATCTAAACACCGGCGTTTGAACATGGCACCAAGCGAAAGCTCGGCAGAAGCCCGTGTGAGCCAGCCCTTCAGGTCCGCTTTCGAAAGCTTCAAATTGACCCATGCTCAGTGTCCTACTATTTAGAAGTAAGGTTTAATCCATGGTAAACAGAACAAAATTTAATTATGTCCATTTGTAAATGCAGCATGGAAGCCAATTTCCCAGCAGAAGCAGGCAGACACCATGCATGCAGTGTTACTGTAGGAGGATATAACCAGTGAGATGCAGTACAGGAGACTGATCCACCTTCTCATGCCTCCACAAGAGCAAATTTGACAATCATATGTTACCTTTTAAACTCAGATGTAAGACCATTTGATCATGgtcgatttttaatagattttcccTTGAaattgattaaaggacaactgaaatgagagggatataccGGTaagtgagaggctgccatatttatttctttttaagcaataccagttgcctgggtgcCCTGCTGATCGTgtgcctttaaagtggatccaagatgaaaaaaatAACTATAGCAATAaacgtgtctatatatcttaaaggaatactatcgatacccaagtgttctaaaatgacaatgtacaaataatgtctaagtagctgtgtaaacattttcctacttttcatgttaaatatcagaggcaaaaactgtaatttattgcgggtaggatttagctatattgggacagatcaattgcagaaggggtgtctgcttcaatgcacagccagagtttcatatcagactacagaaagaaaatatcaaactctgaaagcaaaaacagtatgaaaaagctgtgagaattagttacatttcctctgctctcttcagacaggtcagtcagaaaccgagcgcccaacagctgcagctcctgtgtcctgtctctctctgtcacacacagagctacacatagagttaactgatcaagtgtgaggggaatttcccctctcctcatggctcagtctgccgtcagttttggcatcagtaaactttgaaagtatttttctaacagtaaacaaagaagttgctactaaaatgtatgcaccagtacttagcagcacttcccaaacaattcctgtgtcaattgaaaaaaatatgtgaatcgatagtattcctttaactaaagtttagatggtttacacagtataTCCAGCTGCAAACAGAGTCAACAGTatatgatcatttcttcctgtgatacagtgagtgcggccatgttttgtttgtcaccatcacacacaggcaaagatgctctgcatctccacccctcagcctgtgaactcTACTCCCTTGCATCTGAAATCAGTGT contains:
- the SDHAF1 gene encoding succinate dehydrogenase assembly factor 1, mitochondrial, with the protein product MIRHSNLQKQILSLYKQFLRAGEDKPGFLPRIQHEFRKNAKIPRTDVMHIEYLVRRGRRQLDQLKDANTKQLGMFIKDSPEDPRPS